In Tachypleus tridentatus isolate NWPU-2018 chromosome 7, ASM421037v1, whole genome shotgun sequence, a genomic segment contains:
- the LOC143258273 gene encoding putative glutathione S-transferase 7 — MPSYKIVDYTYPTEGGLARLILTYQGIDFESVRFDKEDAAEAETTAPFGLLPILEEDGQLVAAGQALCPYLAIQLDLAGKNMKEQAMCGTIMSGLYEMFRNVRREYILSMPLEERVEQVLKLVEEDIPKFLDYFENLLKKNEENGVFVGDQVTYCDLGVAIALEALCKVRPTLLDNFEHLRAHKEKITSLPVVKDYLDQQFSIDQ; from the exons ATGCCATCCTACAAGATAGTTGACTATACTTATCCGACAGAGGGCGGACTCGCTCGCCTCATCCTCACCTACCAAGGAATAGATTTTGAAAGTGTGAGATTTGACAAGGAGGACGCGGCTGAAGCCGAAACCA CTGCTCCATTCGGGCTTCTTCCCATACTAGAGGAAGATGGGCAATTGGTAGCCGCTGGTCAAGCTCTGTGTCCATACTTAGCCATCCAGCTAG ATCTGGCAGGAAAGAACATGAAAGAGCAGGCCATGTGTGGTACGATAATGAGTGGGCTGTACGAAATGTTTAGGAATGTTCGAAGAGAGTACATCCTCTCCATGCCTCTGGAGGAAAGA GTTGAGCAGGTCTTGAAACTAGTTGAGGAGGACATTCCCAAGTTCCTGGATTACTTTGAAAaccttttaaagaaaaatgaagaaaatggaGTTTTCGTTGGAGACCAG GTAACATACTGTGATCTAGGCGTCGCCATAGCATTAGAAGCTCTATGTAAAGTTCGTCCGACTCTTCTGGACAATTTTGAGCACCTCAGAGCCCATAAGGAAAAGATAACGTCACTTCCAGTTGTGAAGGACTATCTGGATCAGCAGTTTTCTATAGACCAGTAG